A window from Streptomyces subrutilus encodes these proteins:
- a CDS encoding PASTA domain-containing protein yields MRNTSSGPAPFEPGLEAELRAAVASFVDGPTAPVIDAAAIERAVSRSRTRRALLGTAAACCVLACTTMGFFTLKPVPPAPGASPSLSAPANGACTPLATGTPKSGSADATPTQEQEQTAGAGIALPDLAGMPVEQAESLLRGLGLSCTIMRHTDWNAPAGQVISSQPRGGAKPVAPGSSVLLLVSTGKPGGT; encoded by the coding sequence GTGAGGAACACATCGTCCGGACCGGCCCCGTTCGAGCCGGGCCTCGAAGCCGAGCTGCGTGCCGCGGTGGCCTCCTTCGTCGACGGGCCGACGGCGCCGGTCATCGACGCGGCCGCGATCGAGCGAGCCGTCAGCCGCAGCCGCACCCGCCGGGCGCTCCTCGGCACCGCTGCGGCGTGCTGCGTGCTGGCGTGCACCACGATGGGGTTCTTCACGCTGAAGCCCGTGCCGCCCGCGCCCGGCGCCTCCCCGTCCCTGTCCGCACCGGCGAACGGGGCGTGCACCCCGCTCGCCACCGGCACCCCCAAGAGCGGAAGCGCCGATGCGACTCCGACACAGGAGCAGGAGCAGACCGCGGGAGCGGGCATCGCGCTGCCGGACCTGGCCGGCATGCCGGTCGAACAGGCCGAAAGCCTGCTGCGCGGACTCGGACTGAGCTGCACGATCATGCGGCACACGGACTGGAACGCTCCCGCCGGGCAGGTGATCAGCAGTCAGCCCCGGGGCGGCGCAAAACCGGTAGCACCGGGCTCGTCCGTCCTCCTGCTGGTCTCGACGGGCAAACCCGGCGGAACCTGA
- a CDS encoding CGNR zinc finger domain-containing protein, with product MTDFRGGFSAARRLIDLAEAVRADPGLPRADLARLLAGHGERPADLTDAAFSEADAAELRAAARRIAAVLAETDEDRAAGELNALFEEYGTRPRLTRHDGHPWHLHVDRGEEAGWGDWFLASGALALARLLGEYGRITWGSCAAEGCGRFFLGPGPGSVRRFCSTTCATRARVAAHRRRKREAAAAEPGAEGRALP from the coding sequence ATGACCGACTTCCGAGGGGGCTTCTCCGCGGCCCGGCGGCTGATCGACCTCGCCGAGGCGGTCCGCGCCGACCCCGGCCTGCCGCGCGCCGACCTCGCCCGGCTCCTGGCCGGACACGGCGAGCGCCCGGCCGACCTGACCGACGCCGCCTTCTCCGAGGCGGACGCCGCCGAACTGCGCGCCGCCGCCCGGCGGATCGCCGCGGTCCTCGCCGAGACCGACGAGGACCGGGCCGCCGGAGAGCTGAACGCCCTGTTCGAGGAGTACGGCACGCGGCCCCGGCTCACCCGGCACGACGGCCACCCCTGGCACCTGCACGTGGACCGCGGTGAGGAGGCGGGCTGGGGCGACTGGTTCCTCGCCTCGGGCGCCCTCGCCCTGGCCCGGCTCCTCGGCGAGTACGGGCGGATCACCTGGGGCTCGTGCGCCGCCGAGGGGTGCGGGCGGTTCTTCCTCGGACCGGGCCCGGGCAGCGTCCGCCGGTTCTGTTCCACCACCTGCGCCACCCGGGCCCGGGTGGCGGCCCACCGCCGCCGCAAGCGCGAGGCGGCGGCGGCGGAGCCCGGCGCCGAGGGGCGAGCGCTGCCGTAG
- a CDS encoding LacI family DNA-binding transcriptional regulator → MKDVAARAGVGLKTVSRVVNGEPGVTPDTEKRVQEAIEALGFRRNDSARVLRKGRTATVGLVLEDLADPFYGPLNRAVEEVARAHGALLINGSSAEDPDRERELALALCARRVDGLIVIPAGDDHRYLEPEMRAGVATVFVDRPAGRIDADVVLSDSFGGARDGVAHLVAAGHRRIGFLGDHAHIHTATERLRGYRAAMEAAGLPVAGSWVSLGSTAPDQVTATARTMLALPQPVTAFFAGNNRVTVTLVRVLAAAERPVALVGFDDFELADLLRPGVTVVAQDAAALGRVATDRLFQRLAGAHLPPSRIELPTRLIPRGSGEVPPAP, encoded by the coding sequence ATGAAGGACGTGGCGGCCCGGGCGGGTGTGGGCCTGAAAACCGTGTCCCGCGTGGTCAACGGGGAACCGGGCGTCACCCCCGACACCGAGAAGCGGGTCCAGGAGGCCATCGAGGCGCTCGGTTTCCGCCGCAACGACAGCGCCCGCGTGCTGCGCAAGGGCCGCACGGCCACCGTGGGCCTGGTCCTGGAGGACCTCGCCGACCCGTTCTACGGGCCGCTCAACCGGGCGGTGGAGGAGGTGGCCCGCGCGCACGGGGCCCTGCTCATCAACGGCTCCAGCGCCGAAGACCCGGACCGTGAGCGGGAGTTGGCGCTCGCGCTGTGCGCCCGCCGGGTGGACGGGCTGATCGTGATCCCGGCCGGGGACGACCACCGCTACCTGGAGCCGGAGATGCGGGCCGGCGTGGCCACGGTCTTCGTGGACCGGCCGGCCGGCCGGATCGACGCGGACGTGGTGCTGTCGGACAGCTTCGGCGGTGCGCGCGACGGCGTGGCCCACCTCGTCGCGGCGGGCCACCGCCGGATCGGCTTCCTCGGCGACCACGCGCACATCCACACCGCCACCGAGCGACTGCGCGGCTACCGCGCCGCCATGGAGGCCGCCGGGCTGCCCGTGGCCGGATCCTGGGTGTCGCTCGGCTCGACCGCCCCGGACCAGGTGACGGCCACCGCGCGGACCATGCTGGCCCTCCCGCAGCCGGTGACCGCCTTCTTCGCCGGGAACAACCGGGTGACCGTCACGCTCGTACGGGTCCTGGCCGCCGCGGAGCGGCCGGTCGCCCTGGTCGGCTTCGACGACTTCGAGCTCGCCGACCTGCTGCGTCCGGGCGTCACGGTGGTGGCCCAGGACGCCGCGGCCCTCGGCCGGGTGGCCACGGACCGCCTCTTCCAGCGCCTCGCGGGAGCCCACCTGCCCCCGTCCCGCATCGAGCTGCCCACCCGCCTGATCCCCCGCGGCTCGGGCGAGGTCCCCCCGGCACCCTGA
- a CDS encoding site-specific integrase, translating into MKTDRMPRLALPQAVITQDSEPLHQHRRLAILRRVLNDDSLPLRARVAAALVLLYAQPVSRIVRLTIDDVTDDETTVTVRLGDPPSPLPEPVADLMQAYIQSRQHLPYASSRSAQWLFPGRQPGQPMNPVSLQVHLRKIGVPPQRGRASAIRQLVLQAPAPVIAKALGYHDKTATRLVTEAGGTWSRYAPGDHRR; encoded by the coding sequence ATGAAGACCGACAGGATGCCCCGCCTCGCACTGCCGCAGGCGGTCATCACCCAGGACTCGGAACCGCTGCACCAGCACCGCCGGCTCGCGATCCTCCGCCGGGTACTCAACGACGACTCCTTGCCCCTGCGGGCCCGGGTCGCCGCCGCGCTCGTTCTCCTCTACGCGCAACCCGTCAGCCGTATCGTCCGCCTCACCATCGACGACGTCACCGACGACGAGACCACGGTCACCGTCCGGCTGGGAGACCCGCCGTCCCCGCTGCCGGAGCCCGTCGCCGACCTGATGCAGGCCTACATCCAGTCCCGGCAACACCTGCCCTACGCCAGCAGCAGGAGCGCACAGTGGCTCTTCCCCGGCCGCCAGCCCGGACAGCCCATGAATCCAGTGAGCCTCCAGGTCCACCTCCGAAAGATCGGCGTCCCGCCGCAGCGAGGCAGGGCTTCCGCGATCCGCCAGCTCGTCCTCCAAGCCCCGGCACCCGTCATCGCAAAGGCGCTGGGTTACCACGACAAGACCGCCACCCGCCTGGTCACCGAAGCCGGAGGGACCTGGAGCCGATACGCCCCTGGCGACCACCGGCGATGA
- a CDS encoding SigE family RNA polymerase sigma factor, protein MGFTEFVAQRSGALFRAAYALTGDVHVAEDLVQEALERACRQWRKVAVADSPEAYVRKVLVNLANDRWRRLSRRGERPGLSGVPETADPRDRFGQVDLRTELIEALLGLPMGMRSVVVLYYLHDLDVRQIADVLDISSSAVRSQLARGLAKLRDSASGAQAPHTPSAAFGGTK, encoded by the coding sequence CCGCGTATGCGCTGACCGGTGACGTGCACGTGGCCGAGGATCTGGTGCAGGAGGCGCTGGAGCGGGCGTGCCGACAGTGGCGGAAGGTCGCGGTGGCGGACTCGCCGGAGGCGTACGTGCGCAAAGTGCTGGTCAACCTGGCCAACGACCGCTGGCGGCGGCTGTCGCGCCGGGGCGAGCGCCCCGGGCTGTCGGGGGTGCCCGAGACGGCCGACCCCCGGGACCGGTTCGGGCAGGTGGATCTGCGCACGGAACTGATCGAGGCACTGCTCGGGCTGCCGATGGGCATGCGCAGCGTGGTGGTCCTGTACTACCTGCACGATCTGGACGTCCGGCAGATCGCCGACGTCCTGGACATCTCATCGAGTGCGGTGAGGTCCCAGCTCGCCCGCGGCCTGGCCAAGCTGCGCGATTCCGCATCGGGCGCCCAGGCGCCGCACACGCCGTCGGCCGCTTTCGGAGGTACCAAGTGA
- a CDS encoding flavin reductase family protein, with translation MTAPTVPSPRRGAGRPGSPDLLRSVFRQHAAGVAVITAQDGGRPVGFTATSLNSVSADPPLLSFTIGTGASSWPAVRDSEYLGVHILGEHQSALAGLFARSGADRFGPDTGWVEGPHGVPVLDGVLAWLVCRVVGRVPAGAHRVIIAEALVGDPTGEGRPLLYHQGRFNALRD, from the coding sequence ATGACTGCACCGACGGTCCCCTCCCCCCGCCGCGGCGCCGGCCGCCCCGGCTCGCCCGATCTCCTGCGCTCCGTCTTCCGGCAGCACGCCGCCGGCGTCGCGGTGATCACCGCCCAGGACGGCGGGCGCCCGGTGGGATTCACCGCGACCTCCCTCAACTCCGTCTCCGCCGATCCGCCGCTGCTGTCCTTCACCATCGGCACCGGAGCCTCCAGTTGGCCCGCGGTGCGCGACAGCGAGTACCTCGGCGTCCACATACTCGGCGAGCACCAGAGCGCGCTGGCCGGGCTGTTCGCCCGTAGCGGAGCGGACCGCTTCGGCCCGGACACCGGGTGGGTCGAGGGGCCGCACGGGGTACCGGTCCTGGACGGGGTGCTGGCGTGGCTGGTGTGCCGGGTGGTGGGCCGGGTGCCCGCCGGTGCGCACCGCGTGATCATCGCGGAGGCCCTCGTGGGCGACCCGACCGGCGAGGGCCGCCCGCTCCTCTACCACCAGGGGCGCTTCAACGCGTTGCGCGACTGA
- a CDS encoding DUF6986 family protein yields MGQQEKVATSLAGAVSEGISASLAPVDAELARHYPGDPGTRQPIHTVYVPGDVFAADTIRSWGDQALAALDEHAPDAATFAKVLGISDELAVPVYDRVRAKLLREPIEDLRVDFEDGFGVRSDEEEDQAAARAARLVSEAFSNGTNAPYMGIRMKCMESNVRDRGIRTTDVFLSGLLANGGLPDGLVLTLPKVTYAEQVTAFVKLLEAFEDARGLRRGRIGFEIQIETSQSIVASDGTATVARMIEAAQGRATGLHYGTFDYSACVGVSAAYQSSDHPAADHAKAIMQVAAAGTGVRVSDGSTNVLPIGTTEHVHEAWKLHYGLTRRALARAYYQGWDMHPAHLPTRYAAVFTFYREGLETAAARLKAYVAKIEGDVMDEPATAKALAGYLVRGLDCGAVGAEEVTALTGLTRAELDAFAIPRRSATLTAAN; encoded by the coding sequence ATGGGTCAGCAGGAGAAGGTGGCGACGAGCCTCGCAGGCGCGGTCAGCGAGGGCATCAGCGCCTCCCTCGCGCCGGTGGACGCGGAACTCGCGCGGCACTACCCGGGCGACCCCGGCACCCGCCAGCCCATCCACACCGTCTACGTGCCCGGTGACGTCTTCGCCGCCGACACCATCCGCTCGTGGGGCGACCAGGCCCTCGCCGCCCTCGACGAGCACGCCCCGGACGCCGCCACCTTCGCCAAGGTCCTCGGCATCTCCGACGAACTGGCCGTACCCGTCTACGACCGCGTCCGCGCCAAGCTGCTGCGCGAGCCGATCGAGGACCTGCGCGTCGACTTCGAGGACGGCTTCGGCGTCCGCTCCGACGAGGAGGAGGACCAGGCCGCGGCCCGCGCCGCCCGTCTCGTCTCCGAGGCGTTCTCCAACGGCACCAACGCCCCGTACATGGGCATCCGCATGAAGTGCATGGAGTCCAACGTCCGCGACCGCGGCATCCGGACCACCGACGTCTTCCTCTCCGGCCTGCTCGCCAACGGCGGCCTGCCCGACGGCCTCGTCCTGACCCTCCCGAAGGTCACCTACGCCGAGCAGGTCACCGCCTTCGTCAAGCTGCTGGAGGCCTTCGAGGACGCCCGCGGGCTGCGCCGGGGCCGGATCGGCTTCGAGATCCAGATCGAGACGAGCCAGTCCATCGTCGCCTCCGACGGCACCGCGACCGTCGCCCGGATGATCGAGGCCGCCCAGGGCCGTGCCACCGGCCTGCACTACGGCACCTTCGACTACAGCGCCTGCGTCGGCGTCTCCGCCGCCTACCAGTCCAGCGACCACCCCGCCGCCGACCACGCCAAGGCGATCATGCAGGTCGCCGCCGCCGGTACGGGCGTACGCGTCTCCGACGGCTCGACGAACGTCCTGCCGATCGGCACCACCGAGCACGTCCACGAGGCCTGGAAGCTGCACTACGGCCTCACCCGCCGCGCCCTGGCCCGCGCCTACTACCAGGGCTGGGACATGCACCCGGCGCACCTGCCGACCCGCTACGCGGCCGTGTTCACCTTCTACCGCGAGGGCCTGGAGACCGCGGCCGCGCGCCTGAAGGCCTACGTCGCCAAGATCGAGGGCGACGTGATGGACGAGCCCGCCACCGCGAAGGCCCTGGCCGGGTACCTGGTCCGCGGCCTGGACTGCGGCGCCGTCGGCGCCGAGGAGGTCACCGCGCTGACCGGCCTGACCCGCGCGGAGCTGGACGCCTTCGCGATCCCGCGCCGCTCGGCGACCCTGACCGCCGCCAACTGA
- a CDS encoding lysophospholipid acyltransferase family protein: MAELVYPPVIGAAHGLFRALDIRIDMKGTENIPRTGGAVLVSNHIGYLDFIFAGLTARPQKRLVRFMAKESVFRHKVSGPLMRAMKHIPVDRKQGENAYQHALDSLRSGEIIGVFPEATISQSFTLKSFKSGAARMAQEAGVPLIPVALWGTQRLWTKGRPKNLKRSHIPVTMRVGEPMDAPADQFAGAITRRLRDRVQELLEAAQRAYPSQPKDASDSWWLPAHLGGTAPTAAEVREAG, encoded by the coding sequence ATGGCTGAGCTCGTCTACCCTCCGGTGATCGGTGCCGCGCACGGACTGTTCCGCGCGCTCGACATCCGCATCGACATGAAGGGCACCGAGAACATCCCGCGCACGGGCGGGGCCGTCCTGGTGTCGAACCACATCGGATACCTCGACTTCATCTTCGCCGGCCTGACGGCGCGGCCGCAGAAGCGCCTGGTGCGCTTCATGGCGAAGGAGTCCGTCTTCCGGCACAAGGTGTCCGGGCCGCTGATGCGCGCGATGAAGCACATCCCGGTGGACCGCAAGCAGGGCGAGAACGCGTACCAGCACGCGCTCGACTCGCTGCGGTCCGGTGAGATCATCGGCGTCTTCCCCGAGGCCACGATCTCCCAGTCGTTCACCCTGAAGAGCTTCAAGTCGGGGGCGGCGCGCATGGCGCAGGAGGCCGGCGTCCCGCTGATCCCGGTGGCCCTGTGGGGTACGCAGCGGCTGTGGACCAAGGGCCGTCCGAAGAACCTCAAGCGCAGCCACATCCCGGTGACGATGCGGGTGGGCGAGCCGATGGACGCCCCGGCCGACCAGTTCGCCGGCGCCATCACGCGCCGCCTGCGCGACCGGGTGCAGGAGTTGCTGGAGGCCGCGCAGCGCGCCTACCCGTCGCAGCCGAAGGACGCCTCGGACTCCTGGTGGCTGCCGGCCCACCTCGGCGGCACCGCGCCGACCGCGGCCGAGGTGCGCGAGGCGGGCTGA
- a CDS encoding TlpA family protein disulfide reductase, whose protein sequence is MSGHEEGRALLGAAELGAAPGARATLVQFSSAFCQPCRATRRILAEVAGMVEGVAHVEIDAEERLDLVRVLGIEKTPTVLVLDSAGRIVRRAAGMPRKADVIAALGAAVT, encoded by the coding sequence GTGTCCGGGCACGAGGAGGGGCGGGCCCTGCTGGGCGCCGCCGAACTGGGCGCCGCACCGGGGGCGCGGGCCACGCTGGTGCAGTTCTCCAGCGCGTTCTGCCAGCCCTGCCGCGCCACCCGGCGGATCCTGGCCGAGGTCGCGGGGATGGTCGAGGGGGTCGCGCACGTCGAGATCGACGCCGAGGAGCGCCTCGACCTGGTCCGGGTCCTGGGCATCGAGAAGACCCCCACCGTGCTGGTCCTCGACTCCGCGGGGCGGATCGTGCGGCGCGCGGCCGGGATGCCGCGCAAGGCGGATGTGATCGCGGCGCTCGGCGCGGCGGTCACGTGA
- a CDS encoding electron transfer flavoprotein subunit beta/FixA family protein, which produces MSLRIVVCVKYVPDATGDRHFADDLTVDRDDVDGLLSELDEYAVEQALQIADEADDAEITVLTVGPEDAKDALRKALSMGADKAIHVEDDDLHGSDVMGTSLVLAKAIEKAGYDLVIAGMASTDGVMGVLPAILAERLGVPQVTLLSEVKVENGTVTGRRDGDSASETLEATLPALVSVTDQSGEARYPSFKGIMAAKKKPVESWDLEELEIEADEVGLEGSWTAVDSAAQRPARTAGTIVKDEGEGGKQLAGFLAEQKFI; this is translated from the coding sequence GTGAGCCTGAGGATCGTTGTCTGTGTGAAGTACGTGCCCGACGCCACCGGCGACCGGCACTTCGCCGATGACCTGACCGTCGACCGCGACGACGTCGACGGCCTGCTGTCGGAGCTCGACGAGTACGCCGTCGAGCAGGCGCTGCAGATCGCCGACGAGGCCGACGATGCCGAGATCACCGTCCTGACGGTGGGCCCCGAGGACGCCAAGGACGCGCTGCGCAAGGCGCTGTCCATGGGCGCCGACAAGGCCATCCACGTCGAGGACGACGACCTGCACGGCTCCGACGTCATGGGCACCTCGCTGGTGCTCGCCAAGGCCATCGAGAAGGCCGGCTACGACCTGGTCATCGCCGGCATGGCCTCGACCGACGGCGTCATGGGCGTCCTCCCGGCGATCCTGGCCGAGCGCCTGGGCGTCCCGCAGGTCACCCTGCTCTCCGAGGTCAAGGTCGAGAACGGCACCGTGACCGGCCGCCGCGACGGCGACAGCGCGAGCGAGACGCTGGAGGCCACCCTCCCCGCGCTCGTCTCCGTGACGGACCAGTCGGGCGAGGCCCGCTACCCGTCCTTCAAGGGCATCATGGCCGCGAAGAAGAAGCCGGTCGAGTCCTGGGACCTGGAGGAGCTGGAGATCGAGGCCGACGAGGTCGGCCTGGAGGGCTCCTGGACCGCGGTCGACTCCGCGGCGCAGCGCCCGGCCCGTACCGCCGGCACGATCGTCAAGGACGAGGGCGAGGGCGGCAAGCAGCTGGCCGGCTTCCTTGCGGAGCAGAAGTTCATCTAA
- a CDS encoding electron transfer flavoprotein subunit alpha/FixB family protein — translation MAEVLVYVDHVDGAVRKPTLELLTLARRIGEPVAVALGAGADATAAVLAEHGAVKVLTADAPEFAEYLVVPKVDALQAAYEAVSPAAVLVPSSAEGKEIAARLAVRIGSGIITDAVDLEADDKGPVATQAAFAASFTTKSRVSKGTPVITVKPNSAPVEAAPAAGTVEALAVTFGALATGTRITGRTPRESTGRPELTEAAIVVSGGRGVNGAENFHIIEELADSLGAAVGASRAAVDAGWYPHCNQVGQTGKSVSPQLYIASGISGAIQHRAGMQTSKTIVAVNKDAEAPIFDLVDYGVVGDLFAVVPQLTEEIKVRKG, via the coding sequence ATGGCTGAAGTTCTCGTCTACGTCGACCACGTGGACGGCGCCGTCCGCAAGCCCACCCTCGAACTGCTGACGCTGGCCCGTCGCATCGGCGAGCCCGTCGCCGTCGCCCTGGGCGCCGGCGCCGACGCCACCGCCGCGGTGCTCGCCGAGCACGGCGCGGTCAAGGTCCTCACCGCCGACGCCCCCGAGTTCGCCGAGTACCTCGTCGTACCCAAGGTGGACGCGCTGCAGGCCGCGTACGAGGCCGTCTCCCCGGCCGCCGTGCTCGTCCCGTCCTCCGCCGAGGGCAAGGAGATCGCCGCCCGCCTGGCCGTGCGCATCGGGTCCGGCATCATCACCGACGCCGTCGACCTGGAGGCGGACGACAAGGGTCCCGTCGCCACCCAGGCCGCCTTCGCCGCGTCCTTCACCACCAAGTCCCGCGTCTCCAAGGGCACCCCGGTCATCACCGTGAAGCCGAACTCGGCCCCGGTCGAGGCCGCCCCGGCCGCCGGCACCGTCGAGGCGCTCGCCGTCACCTTCGGCGCCCTCGCCACCGGCACCAGGATCACCGGCCGCACCCCGCGCGAGTCCACGGGCCGCCCGGAGCTGACCGAGGCCGCGATCGTGGTCTCCGGCGGCCGCGGCGTCAACGGCGCCGAGAACTTCCACATCATCGAGGAGCTCGCGGACTCCCTCGGCGCGGCCGTCGGCGCCTCGCGCGCCGCCGTGGACGCCGGCTGGTACCCGCACTGCAACCAGGTCGGCCAGACCGGCAAGTCGGTCTCCCCGCAGCTGTACATCGCCTCCGGCATCTCGGGCGCGATCCAGCACCGCGCCGGCATGCAGACCTCGAAGACCATCGTGGCCGTCAACAAGGACGCCGAGGCCCCGATCTTCGACCTGGTCGACTACGGCGTGGTCGGCGACCTCTTCGCGGTCGTCCCGCAGCTGACCGAGGAGATCAAGGTCCGCAAGGGCTGA
- a CDS encoding MFS transporter produces MGGFGRYLAAALAARFASEGMAMAVVLLALERTGSAAYGAFVLTAWLGPHVLAAPLAGVLAGRARRPRLFYVGALAGFTAAVAALALLLGRVPMPVVIVVALLGGTCGPMVTGGLSSLVSGLVATGRARDRAYSWDASTYNAAAVTAPAVVGLVAAVGSAAPAMAVLAASGALAAGLAATLPYEVPGAGPLHPAPRAGMGAGLAALWRVRELRAITSATTVAFLGIGSLTTTSVLLATELGSPGAGGVLMTAFALGALAGSLTLGRITAVGPGVLVRWALVATGVALGVAALGSSVAVTAVAFAVAGVCDGPVLTTTLRIRSQYAPDAVRTQVFTLGAGLKLTGASAGAALVGLAAEAPAWTLVTGIAGLQLVAALVHVLAAGRAPAAVEVAPATGPSAASATARAGRRTPGAP; encoded by the coding sequence ATGGGTGGGTTCGGGCGGTACCTGGCGGCGGCGCTGGCGGCGCGGTTCGCTTCGGAGGGCATGGCCATGGCCGTCGTGCTGCTGGCCTTGGAACGGACCGGGAGCGCGGCGTACGGAGCCTTCGTGCTGACGGCCTGGCTGGGTCCGCACGTGCTGGCCGCTCCGCTGGCGGGCGTACTGGCGGGCCGGGCGCGCCGGCCGCGCCTGTTCTACGTGGGCGCGCTGGCCGGGTTCACGGCGGCCGTGGCGGCCCTGGCCCTGCTGCTGGGACGGGTCCCGATGCCCGTGGTGATCGTGGTGGCGCTGCTGGGCGGCACCTGCGGCCCGATGGTCACCGGCGGGCTGTCCAGCCTGGTTTCGGGGCTGGTCGCGACGGGGCGGGCCCGCGACCGCGCCTACAGCTGGGACGCGTCCACCTACAACGCGGCCGCGGTCACCGCTCCGGCGGTGGTCGGCCTGGTGGCCGCGGTCGGCTCGGCCGCACCGGCGATGGCGGTGCTGGCGGCCTCGGGGGCACTGGCGGCGGGTCTGGCCGCGACGCTTCCGTACGAGGTCCCGGGCGCGGGCCCGCTCCACCCGGCGCCCCGGGCTGGGATGGGCGCGGGGCTGGCGGCGCTGTGGCGGGTCCGCGAGCTGCGGGCGATCACCTCGGCCACGACCGTGGCCTTCCTCGGCATCGGGTCGCTCACCACCACGTCGGTCCTGCTGGCCACCGAGCTCGGCAGCCCGGGGGCCGGCGGCGTGCTGATGACGGCCTTCGCGCTGGGCGCGCTGGCCGGCTCGCTGACCCTGGGGCGGATCACGGCCGTGGGGCCGGGAGTACTGGTCCGGTGGGCCCTGGTGGCCACCGGCGTGGCGCTGGGGGTGGCCGCCCTCGGGTCCTCCGTCGCGGTGACGGCCGTGGCCTTCGCGGTGGCCGGGGTGTGTGACGGGCCGGTGCTGACGACCACGCTGCGGATCCGCTCGCAGTACGCGCCGGACGCGGTGCGCACCCAGGTGTTCACCCTGGGGGCGGGGCTCAAGCTGACGGGTGCGTCGGCCGGCGCGGCCCTGGTGGGGCTGGCGGCCGAGGCGCCCGCGTGGACGCTGGTCACCGGGATCGCCGGGCTCCAGCTGGTGGCGGCGCTGGTGCACGTCCTGGCGGCGGGACGGGCGCCCGCGGCGGTGGAGGTGGCGCCGGCTACAGGGCCGTCGGCAGCTTCCGCCACAGCTCGGGCCGGTCGGCGGACTCCCGGAGCGCCCTGA